GGCTGATCCCTATAGGATcgggtccccaaatccccataGGATCACAGTCCCACATCCCTGCAGATGCTGGGCGGGTCCCTATAGGATCATGTCCCCAGATTCCATGGGATCAcagccccatgtccctgtgGACAGTAGGATGATTCCTGCAGCATTGTCCCCCCAAATCCCATGGGATCACAGCCCCACATGCCGGCAGATGCTGGGCTGATTCCCTGCAAGATCATGTCCCCAAGTCCCATGGGATCACAGCCCTGTATCACTGAGGATACTGGGCTGATCCCTATAGGATCGTATCCCCAAATCTCATGGGATCACAACCCCATGTCCCTGTGAACAGTAGGATGATTCCTGCAGGATTGTGTCCCCAAATCCCATGGGACCACAGCCCCACATTCCCCACAGATGCTGGGCTGATCCCTATAGGATTGTATCCCCAAATCCCATAGGATCACAGCCCCATGTCACCGAGGATACTGGGCTGATCACTGCAGCATCATGTCCCCCAAATCCCATGGGATCACAGCCCCATGGTCCTTGTGGCTAGTCAGATGATTCCTGCAGGATTGTGCCCCCACATCCCATGGGATCACAGCCCCATGTCCCTCTGGATACTGCGCTGATCCCTATAGGATCATATCCCCCAAATCCCATGGGACCACAGCCCCACATTCCCCACAGATGCAGGGCTGATCACCGCAGGATTGCATTCCCCACATCCCATGGGATCACAGCCCCATGTCCCTCTGGCTACTGGGCTGATCCCTATAGGATCATATCCCCAAATCCCATGGGATCAcagccccgtgtccctgtgGCTAGTAGGACAATTCCTGCAGGAGCATGTCCCCAAATCCCATGGGATCACAGCCCCATGCCCCCGTGTAGAATAGGACGATTCCTGCAGGAGTGTGTCCTTAAATCCCATGGGATCACAGCCCCACGGCCTGGTGTACAATAGGATGATTCCCGCAGGAGCATatccccccatcccatgggcTCACagccccccatccctgcacacaTCGCCTTGATCCCTGGGGGTGCCGGGCTGctccccggggtggggggggtgggggatcCCCCGCCGCTGACGCCCACCTCCCCGCAGGGAGCCCTGGCAGGAGAAGGAACGGCGGCTGCGGAGCCGGCTGCGGCGCATCCTCCCCATCGACGTCCACCGGCCGGACCCGCTGGGCGCCCCGCTGCGCCCGCCGGCCGATGCCCTGCTCTCCGCTTTCTGCCTGGAAGCCGTCAGCCCCGACCGTGCCACCTTCGCCCGGGCGCTGGCACACGCGGGCTCGCTGCTGCGCCCGGGGGGCCACgcgctgctgctgggggctTTGGGGGAATCCTTTTACCTGGCGGGGGCCGCCCGCCTGCCCGTGGTGCCGTTGGCGGAGGACGACGTCCGTACGGCCTTGGCCGGAGCCGGCTTCGCCCTCCGCGATTTCCGCTCTTACGCCATGCCGCCTGCCCTCCGCACCGGCGTGGACGACGTCGACGGCGTCTTTTTCGCCCACGCGCAGAAGCCGCTGGAAGCCTGAGGGACCCCCCGGGGGGAAAcctaccccccacccccccccccaaaaatcacattttgtgCCCCCGatccccgccgctcccgccccggtgcccccaATAAAGCCCGAGCTGCACGGCACGGCCTGGCATTGCCTCGGGGCTGTGGGGAGAtggggtgtcccggggggggcacccatagatcctggggggggtcagggagccggggtggggggcagaggggaggctgCGGCGGAGGCTGAGGGCAGGGTGAGGATGGGGTGCGGGGTGGGGCGGGTATGGGGTGCGTGgtggggggctatggggcacaccgagggggtttggggtgcgggggggcacACAGGGTGGGCATGGGGTGAGaaatggggtgcaggggaggggggatgTGGGTGCCCCAGCAAGGGGAATGGGGGACgctggggggggtcagggcaGACATAGGGTGCAAGCTGGGGGGCACAGAGCAGGGGCGTAAGATGAGGGGCACGGGGGGGAAgatggggggggcacagggggggaAGATGGGGGGCCACAGGGGGCGAAgatggggggggcacagggcacccatggggcagggagggggcacagcgGGGCGAGATTTGTTTGAGCTCAGCTTTATTCACACCCCACAGCACACCTGGGCGAGGGGGAGGGGGGTCGCATCCCGGGGGggggccccccagcccctcttgGCATGGCGGgggggcaccccccgccccaaggCACCGCTCCAGCCCCACACATCACATTCTCTGCCGCCCCTCCCCCTGCAAAAGCCAGCCAGGGGGGCTGAGCAaggccccccccggccgcccacggccccccccccggcaccgcggGC
The sequence above is a segment of the Pelecanus crispus isolate bPelCri1 chromosome 18, bPelCri1.pri, whole genome shotgun sequence genome. Coding sequences within it:
- the PNMT gene encoding phenylethanolamine N-methyltransferase → MSSLAALREGYERFDPRAYLRNNYLPPRADFSSEEFVVPWKLRCLAETFASGEIRGRTLIDVGSGPTIYQLLSACDHFEEIVATDYLAVNREELGRWARGEPGTFDWSPFIRHVCKIEGRGEPWQEKERRLRSRLRRILPIDVHRPDPLGAPLRPPADALLSAFCLEAVSPDRATFARALAHAGSLLRPGGHALLLGALGESFYLAGAARLPVVPLAEDDVRTALAGAGFALRDFRSYAMPPALRTGVDDVDGVFFAHAQKPLEA